From the genome of Leptospiraceae bacterium, one region includes:
- a CDS encoding M3 family metallopeptidase yields MAKKKKTKTTNSSVAFYEFHTLNPSEWASEMKQKLDSVKQNQEYLLSQENYTYDTFVKPLEISNENLLTVFTPLSHLNSVMNSSETEKAYMECDSLLTEYFTSQSQDKRIYDVYKKIYQKERKQLNAEKVKVLENSLRDFKLSGAFLSKKKKQELMNINLRLSELSNTFSQNLIKATNEYELIISDKEAVKEIPGSDLKLAECKHEGKKAWKFTLQMPSYLSYMTYGTNREYRKELEKAYLSRSPENGKIIEEILRLRSEKVKILGFKNFAELSLSTKIASSPDEVLFFLTELGKKGKVFAKKELKELKDFAKKEGHQGSLESYDRMYYAEKLKKKKFNLDEDKYRPYFEKESVTRGLLEFCGKLFGIEFSKVEVKTWHPSVLVYDLKKENRVFSRLYLDLESRKDKRGGAWLHNWQTAHSKPDASIQLASAFIVANFPASSDKQPSLLRHSDVVTLFHEMGHALQHLCSNVGECSISGIGGVEWDAVEFPSQFLENFAYNPEVLQVFARHYKTKKVLPTAMIQNLVEAKNFLSGILLLRQLEFGIFDMKIHIEDSCSEKRVQDILNEVRKEVGVFKAAGYNKFQNGFSHIFGGGYAAGYYSYKWAELLSADAYFEFLKQGIYSDIAKKYYEIILQRGGSENAMTLFRKFIGREPDVDALLRLHGMS; encoded by the coding sequence ATGGCAAAGAAAAAAAAAACAAAAACTACTAACTCCTCAGTAGCTTTTTACGAATTTCATACCCTAAATCCCAGTGAATGGGCATCTGAAATGAAACAAAAATTGGATTCGGTAAAACAAAACCAGGAATATTTGCTTTCACAAGAAAACTATACCTATGATACCTTTGTGAAACCGCTGGAAATATCCAATGAAAACTTGCTTACCGTATTTACACCTCTATCTCATTTAAATTCTGTTATGAATAGTTCGGAAACAGAAAAGGCTTATATGGAATGTGATAGTCTTTTAACGGAATACTTTACCTCTCAGTCTCAGGATAAACGCATTTATGATGTATATAAAAAGATTTATCAAAAAGAGAGAAAGCAGTTAAATGCAGAAAAAGTAAAAGTCTTAGAAAACTCTCTTCGTGATTTTAAACTTTCGGGTGCCTTTTTGTCCAAGAAGAAAAAACAGGAATTGATGAATATTAATCTTCGTCTGAGTGAATTAAGTAATACTTTTTCTCAAAATCTAATAAAGGCAACTAACGAATATGAATTAATTATAAGCGATAAAGAAGCAGTAAAGGAAATACCCGGATCTGATTTGAAGCTTGCGGAGTGTAAGCATGAAGGAAAGAAGGCCTGGAAATTTACCCTGCAAATGCCGAGTTACCTATCGTATATGACTTATGGAACAAACAGGGAATATCGGAAGGAATTAGAAAAAGCTTATCTAAGTCGTTCTCCGGAAAATGGAAAAATAATTGAGGAGATTTTACGATTACGATCTGAGAAAGTGAAAATATTAGGTTTTAAAAATTTTGCAGAACTCAGCTTGAGTACCAAAATCGCTTCAAGCCCTGATGAGGTTCTTTTCTTTTTGACTGAACTCGGAAAGAAGGGAAAGGTATTTGCAAAGAAAGAATTAAAAGAATTAAAAGACTTTGCCAAAAAGGAAGGGCATCAGGGAAGTCTTGAAAGTTATGATCGGATGTATTATGCAGAAAAGCTAAAAAAGAAAAAGTTCAATCTTGATGAAGATAAGTATAGACCTTATTTCGAGAAAGAAAGTGTAACGAGAGGTCTTTTAGAATTTTGCGGAAAGCTTTTCGGTATCGAGTTTTCAAAAGTAGAAGTAAAAACCTGGCATCCTTCTGTTTTAGTTTATGATTTGAAGAAGGAGAATCGGGTTTTTTCCAGATTGTATCTGGATCTGGAATCGAGAAAAGATAAACGTGGTGGTGCCTGGTTGCACAACTGGCAAACCGCTCATTCAAAACCGGATGCTTCGATTCAACTGGCTTCTGCATTTATCGTTGCGAATTTTCCGGCTTCTTCTGATAAACAGCCATCTTTGCTTCGGCATAGTGATGTGGTTACTTTATTCCATGAAATGGGACATGCCTTACAACATCTCTGTTCAAATGTAGGTGAGTGTAGTATCAGTGGAATAGGGGGGGTAGAATGGGATGCAGTAGAATTTCCGAGTCAGTTTTTGGAAAACTTTGCCTATAACCCGGAAGTTCTACAGGTATTTGCAAGACACTATAAAACGAAAAAGGTTTTACCGACAGCTATGATTCAAAATCTTGTTGAGGCCAAGAATTTTCTTTCCGGAATCTTATTACTTCGCCAGTTGGAATTTGGTATCTTTGATATGAAGATTCACATAGAAGATTCCTGTTCGGAAAAGAGAGTACAGGATATTTTAAATGAGGTTCGAAAAGAAGTTGGAGTTTTTAAAGCTGCCGGGTATAATAAATTCCAAAATGGATTTTCCCACATTTTTGGAGGAGGTTATGCTGCGGGCTATTACAGTTACAAATGGGCTGAACTACTAAGTGCGGATGCATATTTTGAATTTCTTAAGCAGGGAATATATTCGGATATTGCTAAGAAATACTATGAGATTATTCTACAGAGAGGTGGCAGTGAAAATGCAATGACACTTTTCCGAAAATTTATTGGTAGAGAACCGGATGTGGATGCTTTACTTCGCTTGCATGGTATGTCATAG
- a CDS encoding peptidase M14 — MKTLIHSLILSTLSISILSIHIPFTQIRAGETVKYYPSIPIYESSNIRLLEIKKTELLKLKKTLSKYNIPFKPTYETEDSLRFILNLKNEYKLRKSGLDYKLIDYKHAAFTQYQPSYHKYIVRGLESLDDLTKSYKDLNLNYIFLKQLSEKYPELVTFHIIGKTRLGNPIPAISIEEKNSVDKVSVLINGAHHSNELISTEHCYDIIYSILSHPSKYKKYLTHFRLWFVPIVNPDGSYFFWHKSLMMGRKNGYLPPETSADSLYRGVDLNRNYPFQWNTGQSKASSGQENSVFFRGKTPGSEPETKTMMWLSEQERFLFSLSFHSFATCILYPYSIEEIKNPEPDYVKNLAERMADAAISMRQKKRFIARKNIYPVDGTDQDYFYFQYGTNALLVESSHHNPPYRLARKVMEGFREVWEMVFNEYIHGIKIILKITDEDGKPLSAIVKIKEIQTFEGESHTSHPKTGLFTKMVLEEKSYNLSIKHPGYHPKEIRIKASDALKAYPIKLIKVENP, encoded by the coding sequence ATGAAAACCCTTATACATTCCCTAATACTCAGTACACTTTCCATTTCTATCTTATCGATTCATATCCCCTTTACTCAGATCCGGGCCGGAGAAACAGTTAAGTATTATCCCAGTATCCCCATTTATGAATCTTCGAATATTCGTTTACTCGAAATCAAAAAAACAGAACTTCTGAAACTAAAAAAAACATTAAGTAAATATAATATACCGTTCAAGCCGACTTACGAAACCGAGGATAGCCTGAGATTTATTCTTAACTTGAAAAATGAATATAAGTTACGTAAATCCGGTTTGGATTACAAACTAATCGATTATAAACATGCAGCCTTTACTCAGTACCAGCCTTCCTATCATAAGTATATTGTGAGAGGCTTAGAATCTCTGGATGACCTGACGAAAAGCTATAAAGACCTCAATTTAAACTATATCTTTTTAAAACAGCTTTCAGAAAAATATCCGGAACTTGTTACCTTTCATATCATCGGTAAAACAAGACTCGGAAATCCAATCCCGGCTATCAGCATTGAAGAAAAAAACTCTGTAGATAAAGTTTCAGTTTTAATCAACGGGGCACACCATTCCAATGAACTCATCTCTACAGAACATTGTTATGATATTATCTACAGTATCTTAAGTCATCCCTCAAAATATAAGAAATACCTTACACATTTTCGTCTCTGGTTTGTACCCATTGTAAATCCTGATGGAAGTTATTTTTTCTGGCATAAATCTCTTATGATGGGAAGAAAAAATGGGTATCTACCCCCCGAAACCAGTGCAGACAGCCTCTACCGGGGAGTAGACTTAAATCGCAACTATCCTTTTCAATGGAATACCGGACAATCTAAAGCTTCTTCCGGACAGGAAAATTCTGTTTTCTTTAGAGGAAAAACTCCGGGTTCAGAACCGGAGACAAAAACAATGATGTGGCTTTCTGAACAGGAGCGCTTTCTCTTTTCTTTAAGCTTCCATTCTTTTGCTACCTGCATACTCTACCCCTATTCCATAGAAGAAATAAAAAACCCGGAACCTGATTATGTAAAAAATCTGGCAGAACGTATGGCTGATGCAGCGATTTCTATGCGACAAAAAAAACGTTTCATTGCCCGTAAAAATATTTACCCGGTAGATGGAACCGATCAGGATTATTTCTACTTTCAATATGGAACCAATGCTTTACTTGTAGAAAGTTCCCATCATAACCCACCTTATCGTCTCGCTCGAAAAGTCATGGAAGGTTTCAGGGAAGTCTGGGAAATGGTTTTTAATGAGTATATTCACGGTATAAAAATTATCCTGAAGATAACAGACGAGGATGGAAAACCTTTAAGTGCCATTGTGAAAATCAAAGAAATTCAGACCTTTGAGGGAGAAAGTCATACAAGTCATCCTAAAACAGGACTCTTTACAAAAATGGTATTAGAAGAGAAGTCCTATAATCTCAGTATCAAACATCCCGGCTACCATCCAAAAGAAATCAGGATAAAAGCATCCGATGCTTTAAAAGCTTATCCAATAAAATTAATAAAAGTAGAGAACCCTTAA
- a CDS encoding amino acid permease, which translates to MMGNMVGAGIFIYPSLISTNLPHPSWFLLIWLIGGFVALTGALSSAELGSVYPEVGGDYAYLRNVYGIRWAFLYGFLAFFITFPGSIALGVSLSVHFQGATIFGPWIRETAFTLPLIGKIHYSQLIAALILFGMTLINHLGIRSSIRLQKVFTLLPLTFLVIIYLIALSIIAYKYFFLPIDDSLILYNNLQIPYKGPNLLQLGTALVPVYWTFTGWNSPLALGEEIKNPGKVIPLTMILGPTLVMLLYLSFAFVFIAVIPYQVLQAGKEDPFYMMGVYLLNHVSPGQAQFLSYLPFIISLLIFLLVLGNTNSAIISGSRVSVAIARDRLFWKKIGELDKKRNTPVFSIWTQSLFALIMILTVDKESNLLNFSFIAITVLSILTIFSIFVIRLKKIQKEMLYKAFGYPFTPLFYIIVSGAILVLVVMKYIVEAKYSVVLSSLLSFVIGLSLFEFWKKFRKKE; encoded by the coding sequence ATGATGGGTAATATGGTAGGTGCCGGCATATTCATATATCCTTCTCTTATTTCTACCAATCTACCCCATCCGAGCTGGTTTCTTCTTATCTGGTTAATCGGAGGCTTTGTAGCCCTGACCGGTGCTTTGAGTTCGGCAGAATTAGGTTCTGTTTATCCCGAAGTGGGGGGTGACTATGCCTATCTCCGAAACGTATATGGAATCCGCTGGGCTTTCCTGTATGGTTTTCTGGCCTTTTTTATTACCTTTCCGGGTTCTATTGCTCTCGGTGTGAGTCTGAGTGTTCATTTCCAGGGTGCTACCATTTTTGGTCCCTGGATACGGGAAACCGCTTTTACCCTTCCTCTCATCGGGAAAATTCATTACTCCCAATTAATCGCAGCTCTCATTCTTTTCGGAATGACTCTTATCAACCATTTGGGAATTCGAAGTTCCATACGGCTGCAAAAAGTATTCACCCTGCTCCCCCTTACCTTTTTAGTCATTATCTATCTCATTGCTCTTAGCATTATCGCCTATAAGTATTTTTTCTTACCGATTGATGATTCCCTGATTCTTTATAATAATCTACAGATTCCCTATAAGGGGCCGAATCTTTTACAACTGGGAACCGCTCTCGTGCCGGTTTACTGGACCTTCACCGGCTGGAACTCACCTCTTGCCCTCGGTGAAGAAATAAAAAATCCAGGAAAAGTAATTCCCCTGACCATGATTCTCGGACCCACACTGGTTATGCTTTTATATTTAAGTTTTGCCTTTGTATTTATTGCAGTAATTCCCTACCAGGTTCTACAGGCAGGAAAAGAAGACCCCTTTTATATGATGGGAGTTTATCTTCTAAACCACGTTTCTCCCGGACAGGCTCAGTTCTTATCTTATCTTCCCTTTATTATCTCTTTATTAATTTTCCTCTTAGTTCTTGGCAATACAAATTCGGCTATTATTTCCGGGAGTCGCGTTTCTGTAGCCATAGCCAGGGACAGACTATTCTGGAAAAAAATTGGTGAACTGGATAAGAAACGTAACACACCCGTTTTCAGTATCTGGACACAGAGCCTCTTTGCACTTATCATGATTCTGACTGTAGATAAAGAAAGTAATCTTTTAAACTTTTCTTTTATCGCGATAACGGTTCTTTCCATTCTTACCATTTTTTCTATCTTTGTCATCCGTCTAAAAAAGATTCAGAAAGAAATGTTGTACAAAGCCTTCGGTTATCCATTCACCCCGCTTTTTTATATCATTGTTTCGGGAGCTATTCTGGTTTTAGTTGTAATGAAATATATAGTAGAAGCAAAATATTCGGTAGTACTAAGTTCTCTTCTTAGTTTTGTAATCGGTTTAAGCCTGTTTGAATTCTGGAAAAAATTCAGGAAAAAAGAATGA
- a CDS encoding formylglycine-generating enzyme family protein has product MEKKKVEEKPKTVVSNSSEDPVSEEIIRINKNPLLSPEVKSVFIRIAKEQNKCRNSYKGMKCIPAGEFIRGSNSKFSNEHPAEKVYISEFYMDTYEVTNEDFRKCLDAGKCSDCLKTKKCKKVGPNYGWRYRAPKQPILGISWYSAKEYCEFMGKRLPTEAEWEKAARGPESFLYPWGNTKATCMHAIIEDELGRKGCVEKKVYPPKDMPTREIGTRPPGIYGLYDMAGNSWEWVNDFYTSSYAKCGEACKGKDPRGPCAGKEPCKGHQRKIVKGGSWWWDYSHARGARRRSHDPKNYPEYHHFGFRCAKD; this is encoded by the coding sequence ATGGAAAAGAAGAAAGTTGAAGAAAAACCAAAAACGGTAGTTTCAAACTCTTCTGAAGATCCGGTTTCTGAGGAAATAATAAGAATTAATAAAAATCCTCTTTTAAGTCCGGAAGTAAAGTCTGTATTTATTCGAATTGCAAAAGAGCAGAATAAATGTAGGAATAGTTATAAAGGAATGAAGTGTATTCCGGCGGGTGAATTTATTCGCGGAAGTAATTCAAAGTTTTCCAATGAACATCCCGCTGAAAAAGTATATATCTCTGAATTTTATATGGATACTTATGAAGTTACAAATGAAGATTTCCGGAAATGCCTCGATGCCGGTAAGTGTTCGGACTGTTTGAAGACAAAGAAATGTAAAAAAGTTGGACCAAATTATGGCTGGCGTTATCGGGCTCCGAAGCAACCTATCCTGGGGATAAGCTGGTACTCAGCTAAAGAATACTGTGAGTTTATGGGAAAACGTCTTCCTACTGAAGCAGAATGGGAGAAGGCAGCGAGAGGCCCCGAATCGTTTCTGTATCCCTGGGGGAATACAAAAGCTACCTGTATGCACGCAATCATAGAAGATGAACTCGGAAGAAAAGGCTGTGTGGAGAAAAAAGTTTATCCTCCAAAAGATATGCCAACAAGAGAAATCGGAACCAGGCCTCCGGGAATCTACGGCTTATACGATATGGCGGGTAATTCCTGGGAATGGGTAAATGACTTCTATACTTCTTCCTATGCTAAATGTGGAGAAGCCTGTAAAGGAAAAGATCCCAGGGGGCCCTGTGCAGGAAAGGAACCCTGTAAAGGACATCAGCGAAAGATTGTCAAAGGAGGTTCCTGGTGGTGGGACTATTCTCATGCAAGGGGAGCGAGGAGGCGTTCTCATGACCCAAAAAATTATCCAGAATACCATCACTTTGGTTTTCGTTGTGCAAAAGATTAA
- a CDS encoding SDR family oxidoreductase, whose translation MEDRKKVILITGASSGIGEATAKKLALKGEKVIMFARRESELKRIADSVPNTEISYVVGNVSNYADIETMVNRAMEKYGRVDVLFNNAGVMPTAPLVEGRRNEWQDMLDINVTGVLNGIAAALPIMVKQKSGHIITTDSVAGHVVYPGSAVYCGTKFMVRAVMEGLRQEHLNDNIKSTIISPGAVKTNLLSTINDDSVVEQLKQFFEAIDALKPEQVADAVVFAIDTDPNVSISEILLRPTKQTI comes from the coding sequence ATGGAAGATCGTAAAAAAGTAATATTAATCACAGGCGCATCCAGTGGAATCGGAGAAGCAACAGCAAAAAAACTTGCTCTGAAAGGTGAAAAAGTGATTATGTTTGCAAGGCGAGAATCAGAGCTTAAACGTATAGCCGACTCAGTTCCGAATACAGAAATCAGTTATGTCGTCGGTAATGTTTCAAATTATGCAGATATTGAAACAATGGTTAATCGAGCTATGGAAAAATATGGTCGTGTTGATGTTCTATTTAATAATGCCGGAGTCATGCCTACAGCTCCATTAGTTGAGGGTAGAAGGAATGAATGGCAGGATATGTTAGACATCAATGTCACGGGTGTATTAAATGGTATCGCAGCAGCCCTACCTATCATGGTAAAACAGAAAAGTGGCCATATTATCACTACAGATTCGGTTGCAGGCCATGTAGTCTACCCGGGCTCGGCTGTATACTGTGGAACCAAATTCATGGTACGAGCAGTAATGGAAGGTCTGAGGCAGGAGCATTTAAATGATAATATAAAATCTACCATCATATCTCCGGGAGCCGTAAAGACAAATCTGCTCAGTACAATCAATGACGATTCGGTAGTCGAACAGTTAAAACAGTTCTTCGAAGCTATTGATGCACTGAAACCTGAACAGGTTGCAGATGCTGTGGTGTTTGCAATTGATACGGATCCAAATGTCTCTATCAGTGAGATTTTACTCAGACCCACAAAGCAAACCATATAG
- a CDS encoding cupin domain-containing protein, which yields MVITRKETQSTLNVPTKLFTGPVEVKGLLDIKEPRKVSGALVTFFPKSRTNWHTHPMGQLMIVTEGNGLIQQWGGKIQSIKSGDVIWTPPGVKHWHGADKSERMSHVVIQESKDGKNVEWMEAVSDEQYNQSN from the coding sequence ATGGTAATTACTCGAAAAGAAACTCAGTCTACATTAAATGTTCCGACAAAACTATTCACCGGTCCGGTAGAAGTAAAAGGATTATTAGATATTAAAGAACCCCGTAAAGTGTCAGGGGCTTTAGTTACCTTCTTTCCAAAGTCCAGAACCAACTGGCATACACATCCAATGGGACAGTTAATGATAGTGACAGAAGGAAATGGACTTATTCAACAATGGGGAGGAAAAATTCAAAGTATTAAAAGCGGAGATGTTATTTGGACTCCCCCCGGAGTCAAACACTGGCACGGTGCAGATAAGTCAGAAAGAATGAGTCATGTTGTGATACAAGAATCCAAAGATGGAAAGAACGTTGAATGGATGGAAGCTGTTTCGGATGAACAATACAATCAAAGCAATTAA
- a CDS encoding ATP-binding protein encodes MNLKGTLFFFCGKMGAGKSTYSKKLVDELKAIYLSEDDWLSAIYPEEIKNFDDYIKYSSRLKPLLKEHVQRILHSGISVVMDFPGNTRQQRAWFKEIFSGAQIPHKLIYLKADDGLCLKRLEQRRKSSPERARFDTEEVFYQVSSYFQAPTDDEEFNIEVLSQ; translated from the coding sequence ATGAATTTAAAGGGAACTCTGTTTTTTTTCTGCGGAAAGATGGGAGCAGGAAAATCTACTTATTCTAAAAAGCTTGTCGATGAACTTAAGGCCATTTATTTATCTGAAGATGATTGGCTTTCTGCTATTTATCCGGAGGAAATAAAAAACTTTGATGACTACATTAAATATTCATCACGATTGAAGCCTCTATTGAAAGAGCATGTGCAAAGAATCTTACATTCGGGTATTTCTGTAGTGATGGATTTTCCCGGGAACACAAGACAACAGAGAGCATGGTTTAAAGAAATATTTTCAGGAGCTCAGATACCGCATAAATTGATTTACCTAAAAGCAGATGATGGACTTTGTTTAAAACGGCTTGAACAACGAAGGAAGAGTTCTCCGGAGCGAGCTCGATTTGATACGGAAGAGGTTTTTTATCAGGTAAGCAGTTATTTTCAAGCTCCAACTGATGATGAAGAATTTAATATTGAAGTTCTTAGTCAATAG
- a CDS encoding AraC family transcriptional regulator, translating to MYMNHNRTLELLDNLVPEEGVIFDIIDKVDIFRITRATPREPKTYEPSIIFLAQGSKRVFVGEEEFKYDPLNYLVLSVPLPLECETNATEEKPLLGLTVKVDPSTIGEIMLKIDSNIQNSEFIPKGIYSANIDNYLIDAITRLLESLSSPADRSFLGPMIVKEIIYRVLCGEKGNALRALAYKNQHFFQIAKILDKIHKSYNAKFDLNSLAFEAGMSISAFHSSFKAVTNTSPLQYIKNIKLQKAKMLMLEEGIKAYNAAYHVGYESISQFNREYKRLFGLPPAKDTAAHT from the coding sequence ATGTATATGAATCACAATAGAACACTTGAATTACTTGATAATCTTGTTCCGGAAGAAGGTGTTATTTTTGATATTATAGATAAAGTAGATATTTTTCGCATTACCAGAGCTACTCCAAGAGAACCTAAGACCTATGAACCCAGTATCATTTTTTTGGCCCAGGGTAGTAAACGGGTATTTGTTGGTGAAGAAGAATTTAAATACGATCCCCTCAATTATCTTGTTCTTTCTGTGCCACTACCCCTTGAATGTGAAACAAATGCTACTGAAGAAAAACCCTTACTGGGCCTTACTGTAAAAGTAGATCCTTCTACAATAGGGGAGATCATGCTGAAAATAGATAGTAATATACAAAATTCCGAATTTATTCCGAAAGGCATTTACTCTGCTAACATAGACAACTATTTAATTGATGCTATTACCAGACTTTTAGAGTCGCTTTCTTCTCCTGCTGATCGTAGTTTTCTCGGACCGATGATTGTTAAGGAAATTATATATAGAGTTCTATGTGGAGAAAAAGGAAATGCACTTCGTGCCCTGGCTTATAAAAATCAGCACTTTTTCCAGATAGCCAAAATACTTGATAAGATCCATAAATCCTATAATGCCAAATTTGATTTAAACTCTCTTGCTTTTGAAGCCGGAATGAGCATTTCGGCATTTCATTCCAGTTTTAAAGCAGTAACGAATACTTCTCCTTTACAATATATCAAGAATATAAAACTCCAAAAAGCTAAAATGTTAATGCTCGAAGAGGGAATCAAGGCCTACAATGCAGCATATCATGTAGGCTACGAAAGTATATCCCAATTTAACCGAGAATACAAAAGACTATTTGGATTACCTCCGGCTAAAGATACGGCTGCACATACGTAA
- a CDS encoding DUF2905 domain-containing protein gives MAKYLILIGIFLTVSGILLYVTPGVLNWFGRLPGDIRIETENTKVFIPFTSMIIVSLLLSLLSYFLNR, from the coding sequence ATGGCAAAGTATTTAATTCTTATCGGGATTTTTTTAACCGTATCGGGCATCCTTTTATATGTGACTCCCGGTGTCTTAAACTGGTTTGGTAGATTACCGGGAGATATTCGAATCGAAACAGAAAATACGAAGGTATTTATTCCTTTCACTTCTATGATTATAGTAAGTCTGCTTCTAAGCTTGCTTTCCTACTTTCTCAATAGGTAA
- a CDS encoding formylglycine-generating enzyme family protein, whose amino-acid sequence MSYKNSRSILKKILYFSLILNLSCQVVMKLRSQRHGDLNRVTNSIGMEFIQVPAGEFLMGCSKADAFCDEDEKPEHEVEIRKSFYMAVTEVTNREFMLFIKETSYKTEAEKIHSTNTFRSCYTHLPKPDTPVICISYNDAKAFADWLSEKEKVRYRLPKEAEWEYVARTDLITPYSWGFEFEEGFAWYKKNSGGNPHPVKQMKPNFWGFYDMSGNIWEWCEDNYDKDAYKPAKERKQTNQSAPKVLRGGSWFDAHVMLRVSVREFAPPETIESHYGFRLIREDL is encoded by the coding sequence GTGAGTTATAAGAATTCAAGAAGTATTTTAAAAAAGATTTTATATTTTTCGCTTATCCTGAATCTCTCATGTCAGGTAGTCATGAAACTCAGGAGTCAGAGGCACGGGGATTTGAATCGAGTAACTAATTCTATCGGGATGGAATTTATACAGGTGCCGGCAGGAGAATTTCTCATGGGTTGTAGTAAGGCCGATGCCTTCTGTGATGAAGACGAGAAGCCCGAACACGAGGTTGAAATCCGAAAGTCTTTTTATATGGCCGTAACAGAAGTTACCAATCGTGAATTTATGCTGTTTATAAAGGAGACTTCCTATAAGACGGAGGCAGAGAAAATACATTCGACAAATACATTCAGAAGCTGTTATACTCATCTTCCCAAACCCGATACACCTGTTATTTGTATTAGTTATAACGACGCTAAAGCCTTTGCCGATTGGCTTTCTGAAAAAGAAAAGGTACGCTATCGGCTTCCAAAAGAAGCTGAGTGGGAGTATGTAGCTCGAACGGATTTAATCACTCCATATTCCTGGGGCTTTGAGTTTGAAGAGGGTTTTGCCTGGTATAAGAAAAACTCAGGTGGAAATCCGCATCCTGTTAAACAAATGAAACCAAATTTTTGGGGCTTTTATGATATGTCAGGAAATATCTGGGAGTGGTGCGAAGATAATTATGATAAGGATGCCTATAAGCCTGCTAAAGAAAGAAAACAAACAAATCAGAGTGCACCCAAAGTTCTGAGAGGTGGAAGTTGGTTTGATGCCCATGTTATGCTTCGTGTTTCTGTTAGAGAATTTGCACCACCCGAAACAATAGAAAGTCACTATGGTTTTCGGCTTATCAGAGAAGATTTATAG
- a CDS encoding alpha/beta hydrolase — translation MMKRLTLAFLLLALLMYLSIGIYFAFEIVAFQTRTLEQDKVYHRFRSFSQLKLPENAKEVFIESSGIKLAGSYFEKSSSDCGIIYNHGYSGTRYHMYKYAYIFEKYNCHEIYLDARHHGKSEGKYGTFGYHEKNDLLNVSTYLQKKAGLKTKRIAFVGVSYGASISLQAVGKSKEMFWFVLADSPYKDMKSILTEQALKRYPIYIQFSAPAAFFFASLFADFRPDEVSAEKLASDIHCPVLIIHSNSDVYTLPYHSKVIFQNLKHPKSKLLLTDWNAVHGKSMQARPEQYKMEVQQFVDSL, via the coding sequence ATGATGAAACGACTTACCCTTGCCTTCTTGCTACTGGCCCTTTTGATGTATCTATCGATAGGTATTTATTTTGCTTTTGAGATAGTAGCATTCCAAACCAGAACCTTAGAGCAGGATAAAGTCTATCATCGCTTTCGCTCCTTCTCCCAACTTAAACTACCCGAAAATGCAAAAGAAGTTTTTATTGAGTCCTCAGGCATAAAACTTGCCGGATCTTATTTTGAAAAATCATCTTCCGATTGTGGAATTATTTACAATCATGGATATTCGGGAACCCGCTACCATATGTACAAATATGCTTATATCTTTGAGAAGTATAACTGTCACGAAATCTATTTAGATGCAAGACACCACGGAAAAAGCGAAGGAAAATATGGCACATTCGGATATCATGAGAAAAACGATCTTCTAAATGTGAGCACCTATCTTCAGAAAAAGGCAGGTTTAAAAACTAAACGCATTGCTTTTGTTGGAGTATCTTACGGGGCTTCTATTTCTTTACAGGCTGTCGGTAAAAGTAAAGAGATGTTCTGGTTTGTACTGGCAGATTCTCCTTATAAAGATATGAAATCGATACTAACTGAACAGGCTTTAAAACGATACCCTATATATATACAATTCTCAGCTCCTGCTGCATTTTTCTTTGCCTCCCTGTTTGCAGACTTTCGTCCGGACGAAGTATCTGCCGAAAAACTGGCTTCCGACATTCACTGCCCGGTTCTTATCATTCATTCCAACTCAGATGTATATACCCTTCCCTACCATTCCAAAGTAATCTTTCAAAACTTGAAGCACCCCAAAAGTAAACTCCTTTTAACAGATTGGAATGCCGTTCATGGAAAATCCATGCAGGCAAGACCCGAACAGTATAAAATGGAAGTTCAACAATTTGTAGATAGTCTATAA